TGGAACCCGCTGGACAGCACGTCCGCGTTAATGAAGCGGCGCGCGGCGAGCAGCAGCACGACGGTCGGCAGCGTCAGCAAAATCGAAAACACGCCTCCCGCAGTGGTCGGGTAATTTTGCACAATCGTATACATGATGAGCGGCATCGTCCTGAAGTCGGGAATGCCGACCATAAACGTTCCCTGCGCTTCGTCGAGCGAGGCGAGGAAGGTGAAAATCGAAGCGACGACGATACCCGGCAGCGCCATCGGCAGCGTGATGTGCCAGAACACCCGGAAGGGGCCTGCTCCCGCATCGCGGGCCGATTCTTCCTGCGCTTGCTGGACGTTTTTGAAGGCGGCGGCGGGGATCCAGGTCATGTACATGAGCGTATTCACCATATGGATCAGCACGACGCCGGTGAACGTGTTCATCAGGTGGAGCTTATAGAACAGTACGGCGATCGAGACGTACAGCCCCATTTTCGGAAAAGCATGCGTCAGCAGAAATGAAAACAACAGCAGCTTGCTCAGCCGGAACCGGATGCGCGCAAACGCGTACGCGGCGGGCAGGCAGGTAACGATTGAGATCAAGGTAACGACGGCGGCGATCCCGAACGACAGCGAGATGGACTGAATCACTTCGTTTTGCGTCAGCACGTATTTCCACCACGTAAACGACCATTCCTGCGGGAGTACGGCGGGATACTGCCATTTTCCGGAGAAAGCGAGAATCAGCAAATTAAGCAGCGGACCGAGGAAAAAGAAAGCGAATACGGCCAGTACGATCCATTCGATCCATGTTTTGCGGCTGGAAAGCTGGACACTCCGGCTCACCTTGCAGCCCCCCTTGGGAATCATCCGATGTAAGGTAATTTTCAATAAGAGGTATAGACCTCTTATGGACAAGATTAGCCGATGATTATTAAATGCCCGTCAACGGGATTTATAGATTTTGTAAAGACGAATGCGGACAACAAAAAGGTCCGAACCACCGATATGTGGAACGGACCCGAAAAGGCGATATGAGGTACGCCGGAAGATGGCAGACGCGTATAAGTGCGGCGGACATAGGCAAAGCGTAAGCCCCCGAAAATCTCAAACCGTTCGCCGGATGCGGAAGGTGAATACGTCGTTGCGCATATAATCGAGCGAGTACAGCACGGGCCGGTTCGCTTCGTCGTAATGCAGCTGCTTCAGCAGCAGCACGGTCGTTTGCGGGTGCAGCAGCAGGCGCTGGCAGTTGCGGTCGATATGCAGCGGCACGGCGATCTCCGTGTCCGCCGTTGCGATTTTCCGGCCGAGCCGGCTTTCGAAGAAGCCGAGCAGCGAGCCTTGAAAATCGTAGCGGTCGAAAGCGTCGCCGGCAAGCTGCCGCGGAATCGTGTTGATCGAATAGACGACCGGCTCGCCGTTCGCCGTGCGAATGCGCTCCAGCACGATGACCGGATCGCCGGGGGCGATGCCGAGCGCCTGCGCCGCTTCGGGCGGACAGCCGCCGGGCTTCAGCGAGACGCGGCTTTCGCCTTCCTCGAGCTCGGCCGAACGGATCATGGTGCCGACGCTCGAAAGCTTTTCAAGCGAACTCGGGATCGTCGGCAGCGGCTGAATGACGAACGTGCCGACGCCGTGCTTGACGAGCAGCTTGCCCTCCTCCTCCAGCAGCCGCACGGCGGAACGGAACGTCTCGCGGCTGACGCCGAGCTCACGGGCCATCGCGAGTTCGGACGGGAGACGGTCCCCGATCCGGTACGTCCCCTCTTCTATCATCACCTCCAGCTTCTGCTTGATCGTCAGGTGTTTTGCCGGCATGACAGGATCGACTCCTCTAGACATCTGGAATGAGTCCATTTTGAGCGATCGATGGAATCGTTGTCAAGGGAAAGTATTCGAGTGCTTGGCTTGCTGCCGCACTTTTAAAGGTTTGTTAAAAAGGACACATGTCCTTTCGAGGGACTTCCCGGCTGTCGTTTAATGGAGTTGCGCAGGGGAGAGGACAGCCGGGGACGGATTCTAAAAAGATTGTAAACCGTGCCGGTGCTGCGAAGCTTGGGCCCGACGGCTTGTTACAATGGAGGTGACGCTGCAGGAAAAGGAAAGATAGGTGAAGAACGGATGGACATAACAGCGATCAAGCTGCTTATGGAACAGCACGGCTGGCTTTATGCGCTTTTGCGCGGCATGCCGGGCGATTTGCTCGGCTGCTGGGAGATTTGCCGCTATCAGCCGAAGGACATCGTGTGCGAGCAGGGGGAGGAGCCCGCTTGCTTCCACATTTTGACGGAGGGGGAGTTGAAGGTCGAGCATGCGGTGACCGGCGGTCATATTTATACGCTCGCCCATCTGCACCCGGGCCAACTGCTCGGAGATCTGGAGCTGACGCTGGAGGTTCCCTACGTCTCGAGAGTGTCGGCTGTCGTCAAATGTGAGCTTCTAGCTCTGCGGGCCGACGTATACCGCAAATGGGCCCGGAGCGATGCCGTCTTTTTAACGGAACTGAACAGGATTTTGGCGTCCAAGCTGCATGCCACCTCGCAAAAAACGATCGAAAATACTTACATGTCTTCCCGGCAAATGCTGCTGCGCCATTTGTACGGGCTGATCGAGCATTGCGATTTCAACGCGCAAATGGCCTACACCGCAGCGATTTCCCGCGAGGATATCGCCCGCCGGCTCGGCGTTACGGTGCGCAGCGTGAACCGGATTTTGAAGGAGCTTAAGGAGCGACGCATCATTTTTGTCAGCAAAAACCGGATCATTCTCAACGAATGGAGCCGTTATATGATGGAGCGCGAGCTGCAGAAAGGCGAAC
The window above is part of the Paenibacillus hamazuiensis genome. Proteins encoded here:
- a CDS encoding ABC transporter permease gives rise to the protein MSRSVQLSSRKTWIEWIVLAVFAFFFLGPLLNLLILAFSGKWQYPAVLPQEWSFTWWKYVLTQNEVIQSISLSFGIAAVVTLISIVTCLPAAYAFARIRFRLSKLLLFSFLLTHAFPKMGLYVSIAVLFYKLHLMNTFTGVVLIHMVNTLMYMTWIPAAAFKNVQQAQEESARDAGAGPFRVFWHITLPMALPGIVVASIFTFLASLDEAQGTFMVGIPDFRTMPLIMYTIVQNYPTTAGGVFSILLTLPTVVLLLAARRFINADVLSSGFQLK
- a CDS encoding GntR family transcriptional regulator; its protein translation is MPAKHLTIKQKLEVMIEEGTYRIGDRLPSELAMARELGVSRETFRSAVRLLEEEGKLLVKHGVGTFVIQPLPTIPSSLEKLSSVGTMIRSAELEEGESRVSLKPGGCPPEAAQALGIAPGDPVIVLERIRTANGEPVVYSINTIPRQLAGDAFDRYDFQGSLLGFFESRLGRKIATADTEIAVPLHIDRNCQRLLLHPQTTVLLLKQLHYDEANRPVLYSLDYMRNDVFTFRIRRTV
- a CDS encoding Crp/Fnr family transcriptional regulator; the protein is MDITAIKLLMEQHGWLYALLRGMPGDLLGCWEICRYQPKDIVCEQGEEPACFHILTEGELKVEHAVTGGHIYTLAHLHPGQLLGDLELTLEVPYVSRVSAVVKCELLALRADVYRKWARSDAVFLTELNRILASKLHATSQKTIENTYMSSRQMLLRHLYGLIEHCDFNAQMAYTAAISREDIARRLGVTVRSVNRILKELKERRIIFVSKNRIILNEWSRYMMERELQKGEQ